From Punica granatum isolate Tunisia-2019 chromosome 1, ASM765513v2, whole genome shotgun sequence:
TGAGGATGCAGATTTATAATGAAAACATCATAACCATATATATGTGGAAAAGCAATTAGTCGTTTCGGGTCATCAATTTTGAGGAGGCCGACCTTTGTGAGGGGGTCCAATGAACAACTCCGTCTCGACATCCATACCCCCGGCACATAGCAGCAGCACTTCCCGGGTCCGGGTGGTCGAAGGAGATTGTCGTAATGTTGGATTCAGTGACCCACTCCTCCCAAGCTTCATCAAATACGCATTAGGAGATGAATTTAAGTCTCTTTATTCCAATCATTTCTcgatttctatttttttcttgataagTGAATGTATGTATAAATACCTTTTCGCATAACTTCTTGTTATCTTCTAGAAGTTTTTTCTCCTGTTGTCATAGGCACACAAGAAGTTAACAACTATGcgatattaataataattaatttgtagatttttGGGTCTGCACCATCTAGCATGTGGAAGCCTAATCGTCTCCGACTAGTCCAACTTCGAGTCAAGTCGGCCCACTAAAAGGTAAAGTTATGATTGTTCATAAATTTAGTACAGCAATTAAACTCTAATTAATTACATACCTCTGACTTTAGAAGCTCGATTTTCTCCTTGAATAACTGGTTCTGCATAATACAGGCAATATACCATAAGATCAGCGAAGTACATAATAGAAAAACAGTTTCTACTATCTTGTAATATATTTGGCTATGTTCATTCCATAGAAAATTTTATGGGACGAGGAAATATAACGACTGTGATTAGCTTTGTCCAGGTAAAAGCTGCGTGATTATTCTATCTTTTACTGCCGCCACCACCACGTGACTGGCATGCTGCTCTTCCGCACAGCATCTCTAGTAGTCTGTTGCTAACAAGAAACAAGACCCAGGGTCGTTGGTCCTGGGCTCAGAGTCGAAATCGACCGGTGTTGCACTTGCTTGAGACATCAAAAGCTGACGTTGCAAACCTCTGGTGATCAATGATGGGCATCCACCATAGCCTCATGGTGGTCATCGCCTCAAGTAGCACGAGGATGAGGGCTACTAATTATACGGTATTCAGAAGACCATTTGCCAAACTATAGAAGGAGAGGCTTTTTCCGGAtaattttatctatatttatttgtaccTTTCTTGCCCTAATCCTGCTAAAGCTTTTCTCAAGCTGGTTCTCGAGCTGTTGTAGTTCCTCAATCGAACATGACTCGAGACCATCTCCCAGTAGTCTTCTGCAGAATTTCATACTAAATCAAAAAAGACTTGCGCAAAgaggaaaaatatatt
This genomic window contains:
- the LOC116212487 gene encoding agamous-like MADS-box protein AGL19; translated protein: MVRGKTQMRRIENDTSRQVTFSKRRNGLLKKAFELSVLCDAEVALIIFSSRGKLYEFSSAGLSKTIERYERRSKDLEANNRSSEDNLQHMSSNTSDLEKKLELLEASKRRLLGDGLESCSIEELQQLENQLEKSFSRIRARKNQLFKEKIELLKSEEKKLLEDNKKLCEKLGRSGSLNPTLRQSPSTTRTREVLLLCAGGMDVETELFIGPPHKGRPPQN